CCGACCCGGAGACCGAAGCCATCATTATGATTGGCGAAATCGGCGGTAACGCGGAAGAGAACGCCGCGGACTACATCAAGAAAAATGTAAAGAAGCCGGTGACGGCGTTTATCGCCGGGCAAACCGCGCCTCCGGGACGCCGCATGGGCCACGCGGGCGCGATCATCTCCGGCGGGCACGGCACGGCAGCAGAAAAAATCAAGGCGTTGGAAGCGGCGGGTATTGCCGTGGCCAAGTCGCCGGCGGTGATCGCGCAGACGTTGTTCGATCATTCAGGAATCAAGCCGGCAAAGTAACGCCGGCGGTGACGTTGCTATTGCGACGTCCAGCGACGCGGAAAGCCTGCGTCTTGACGCATCAACTCAGGAGAAACCAACCGTACATGGAAACTTTGCAACGCACTTTTTCAATCGTTAAACCGGACGCCGTGGCCAAAGGCGCCACCGGCGACATCATCCACATGATCCAGGAGAAGGGCTTCCGCATCATCGGCATGAAGATGCTGGAGATCAGCAAGCACCAGGCGGAAGGCTTTTACGCGGTGCACGCCAGCCGGCCCTTCTTTGATTCGCTCACCACGTTCATGTCCAGCGGGCCCATCGTGGTGCTGGCGTTGGAAAAGAACAACGCCATCGCCGACCTGCGCAAGCTGATGGGCGCCACCAACCCGGCCAACGCCGAAGCGGGCACCATCCGCAAGAAGTGGGCGGACAACATTGAGCACAACGCCATCCACGGCTCTGATGCCGACGACACCGCGCGATTTGAGCTGAGCTATTTCTTTGCCGGGTACGAACTGACGCAATAATCTGGCGAGCAAGTAGTTGACGGAGCCCCCGGCCCGCACAAGGCCCACCCTGTGCCTGTGCTCTATTCACGGTTAGCTGCCGGACAAACGGTTTTACATGCTCAAGGCACGGTCGCTGCTCAGTCGTCCGGCTCAACCAGCGCTGGCAGCGACCGCCTTAATACTGCGAAAATCCCAGATTCTCCCCCATGTGGGTTAATGGCTGGATAGTTGAATCTAGTGTAAAACTCCTATCTAGCTAGCTTTTCCATATATACTAGTATCGATTTTAGAGCAGCAACCTAGGTAACTATTAGCTATCCTGCCATCATTATAGTTTGCAGACACAAATAATCTGTTTGTGAACTACAATTCCCACCGTCTCCGATATTTCCAACGCAAGAGGAATGCTCATGCCTTCGGCTTTTCAGCTCACATCCTCCAGCAAGCTATCGTCCAGCCTAAACAAACGCCATAGATCAACATCAGGAATGGCCCTTCGCCGTATCGTATTCTGCGTGCTGCTCGCGGTAACGTACGTGGCGCAAGCGCAGGCGCAAGCGCCTACTCCACTGCCGGCACCGCAATCGGAACGAATCATCGTGAAACTTAGGCCGGCTCTGGCCCAGGAAGCCGAAGCGGAATTCCCGGCGGCCATGCCACCCCGGCAAATGCACATCCCTGCCGGTCAGGCCCGGAATGCGCGCGTGCAGAACTTTATCGGCCGGTATGCAGCGCGCCAGCTTTCGCCCATGTATCCCGAGATTGTCCAGCTCAAGAAGAAGCACGGATGGTCGGATGCCCAGTTCGCGGAACACATCCGCCAGCGCTTTGCCGCCCGGGCGCGACGGCATCCGCATCCAGTAGCCCTTCCGGAACTTTCGCGGACGTACATTCTGGAATTCGGCGCCATCTCTGCAGATCAAAAAGCACAGGCTGTGCAGCGGCTGAAAGCTGATCCTGATATCGAGTTTGCTGAACCTGAACACACATACTCCAGCAAGCTGGTGACCAACGATCCATTCCTCAGTACAAGTGGCTCCTGGGGGCAGCCTTACCCTGACCTTTGGGGCTTGTTTGCCATCGGCGCACCTGCTGCCTGGGACACGGCCACCGGCGATGGGATCGTGGTAGCGGTAGTCGATACCGGAATTGACTACAACCATCCTGACCTGGCCGCTAATGTATGGACCAACCCAAATGAGATCGATGGAAACTTCTTTGATGACGACGGCAACGGGTTCATTGACGATGTCCGCGGCTGGAATTTCTTCTTCGGCGACAACGACCCAATCGACCATAACGGGCACGGGACCCACGTAGCGGGCACTATCGCCGCTGTAGGCGACAACGGCATTGGCATCATCGGTGTTGCCTGGCACGCCCGCGTCATGGCGGTAAAAGGCCTGGACGATAACGGGTTCGGGTTCGACTTTACCCTGGCGCCGGCCATCATGTACGCGGCCAGCAATGGCGCGGACGTTATCAACGCATCGTGGGGCGGCCAGGGCACGTCCGAGTCCATTGAAGAAGCGATTCAGTTTGCCACCGGACTGGGTGTGGTCTTTGTCGCTGCGGCGGGAAATTCGAGCGAAGACGCTATGAATTTCTTTCCCGCGAATTCACCGGAAGCCATCACCGTAGCTGCATCTGATCCTTTCGGCAACTTTGCCTTTTTCTCAAATTTTGGTCCCAAGATTGACGTCACCGCTCCCGGTGTGGACATCCTCTCATTGCAAGCTGCATTCACATTTCTGGGCCCCCAGGTGGCTGACGGTTATATCCGGCTGGACGGTACGAGCATGGCCGCGCCTCACGTTGCCGGTGTTGCTGCACTCTCTCTGTCGCAGAACCCTGCTTATTCAACGGAACAGGTGCGGCAAGTCATTCGCTCGTCCGCAACCCCCGTTGATTTCGATTCCCGGTTCGGGGCCGGCAGACTTAACGCCGCGGCGGCTGTGGCCGTGACCAACCCGCTTGAGGCCCGCATCACTGGGCTTCAGTTCCCTGGCGGCCCGGGCGGTCCCATTACCATCAATGGCTTTGCGCAGGGCGCGGGCTTCTCCAACTACGTTCTGGAATATGGATTTGGAACACAGCCCTTCTTCTTCAATCAGTTCTTTTCCAGCGTCACTCCAGTTTCAGGGACGCTGGGCATTCTGGATCCAGTCAGCCTTGGCCTTTTCGACGGCACTTATACCATCCGGCTCACAGCGTTCAATACCAATGGCGCCGGCTTCACTGACCGTACGCAGTTCACGCTGGTCCTGGTTGCAATCACCAGCCCCGTGCCTACGTCCACTTTCAAACCAGGCTTCCAGTTGCCGATTGTAGGCACGGCCACCATGCCGGGCTTCTCTAATTTCACGGTGCAGTGGTCGCGGCAGGATGGCGTAGGTGGCTTGCAGAACACCGGCATTACTCTCACCGGCGACGGGCTTTCACCTTTGGCCGGCTCAACGCTGGCAACCTGGGACACTTCGTCCATCACACAGGCCGGTTATTACAACATCGTGCTTACAGTGAATGGTGGTACGTTCGAGCAGGCCTCAACCACCGTCTACCTGGAGCCCGACCTGCTGTCCATCGGCTGGCCGGTGTTTGTTGATCTGGGACCCTACTTCAATTCGGGGGTGGTGCCCGCCCGGAACGCTGACGGTACCACTCGGCTGGTAATGGAGAGTCCCAACCAAGGCACTACCCTGGCCGCTTCATGGGTATTCAATCTGGACGGGTCCTTTCAGAAAACCAACCTTGACCAGTTCGGTAGCTTCCACCAGCCGTCAGTCGGCAACATTGACGGTCTCCCCGGCGATGAAGCCGTCATGCCCGATTTCAACGTAATCCGCGTGATTCATCCCGACAGCAGCTTCGACATTTTGAACCCCGGAATTGACGTTGATTTCACCAAAAACCCTCTGCTGCTGGAAGACCTGAATAGCGACTTCAACCTCGAAACCATTGTGATCGGAAATAACTACCCCACCAACACTGCCTATGTTTATGCATGGCAGCCAAACGGCCAGCAGGCCCCCGGGTTCCCCATCCAGGTACAGGACCAGAATGATCTTAAGAACTGGTTCAATCACACACGCATCATGGCGGGTGATTTTGACGGCGATGGGGCAAAAGAAATAATGGTGCAGGAGGGACTTACTCAAGCCGACTACGCCTTGCGCTTGTTCAACCATGATGGCACGCCAAAAACTTTCAATGCTCCAGTCCTGACAGGCATTCCCTTTGCCATGGTGGCCGCGGACCTGGACCACAATGGCAAACTCGAAACCATCCTGGTGAATTACAACGGGCCGCAGGTCCTGCTTCACGTTTTTCAGCCCGATGGAACGGAGCGCCCGGGCTGGCCGATAGACGTTTCCCTTTCCAACCAGCAGTTCACCCAGTCATTCCTGGCGGTTGCTGACTTCAATCGCGACGGTCATGAAGAGATCGTGCTGTCACGCGATGCCGCGATTTATGTCTTCAACAGCGACGGCACGCTGTTCCCTGGCGCGTGGCCGTTGCAATCCGGGTTCATCGGATTTGGCGCGGTGGTGATTGGTGACGTGGATGGAGACGGCTTCCCTGAAATCGTAACCTCACGTTTTGATGTCACCTTGGGCGGCCCAAAGATTTTGGCGGTCCGCAGGGACGGCACGATCATGAAAAGCTGGGAACTCACCGGACCAAATGGCTTTTCGCCATTTCTGTATCCGGCCCCGGCCCTCATGGACTTTGACCAGAACGGGACCACCGACATTGCCGTGGCCTACCAGCTTTCCGGCGGCTCCACCATCCCTGGCGTGGTTACCGTGCTCGATACGCATGCCGGCTTTGCCGATGCCAATAACGACTGGCCGTTCATGCTGCAAAACCAACGGAACAATCCCGTGCTGCCGCGCCCCTCCGCCAGCAGCCTGGCCGTCACCTTAACCACAGGTTCTAATCCATCTATCGTCGGCGATAGCCTGACCTTTACCGCCACGGTAACCCCGGGCACGGCGACTGGAGCGGTCATGTTCTTTGATGGAACCACGCCGGTCTCGGGCGCTATCCAGCTGAACAACGGCTCGGCATCGTTTAGTACGCCGGGCCTCTTGCTGGGAACACATTCCATTACCGCGCGATACA
The Terriglobia bacterium genome window above contains:
- a CDS encoding Ig-like domain repeat protein → MALRRIVFCVLLAVTYVAQAQAQAPTPLPAPQSERIIVKLRPALAQEAEAEFPAAMPPRQMHIPAGQARNARVQNFIGRYAARQLSPMYPEIVQLKKKHGWSDAQFAEHIRQRFAARARRHPHPVALPELSRTYILEFGAISADQKAQAVQRLKADPDIEFAEPEHTYSSKLVTNDPFLSTSGSWGQPYPDLWGLFAIGAPAAWDTATGDGIVVAVVDTGIDYNHPDLAANVWTNPNEIDGNFFDDDGNGFIDDVRGWNFFFGDNDPIDHNGHGTHVAGTIAAVGDNGIGIIGVAWHARVMAVKGLDDNGFGFDFTLAPAIMYAASNGADVINASWGGQGTSESIEEAIQFATGLGVVFVAAAGNSSEDAMNFFPANSPEAITVAASDPFGNFAFFSNFGPKIDVTAPGVDILSLQAAFTFLGPQVADGYIRLDGTSMAAPHVAGVAALSLSQNPAYSTEQVRQVIRSSATPVDFDSRFGAGRLNAAAAVAVTNPLEARITGLQFPGGPGGPITINGFAQGAGFSNYVLEYGFGTQPFFFNQFFSSVTPVSGTLGILDPVSLGLFDGTYTIRLTAFNTNGAGFTDRTQFTLVLVAITSPVPTSTFKPGFQLPIVGTATMPGFSNFTVQWSRQDGVGGLQNTGITLTGDGLSPLAGSTLATWDTSSITQAGYYNIVLTVNGGTFEQASTTVYLEPDLLSIGWPVFVDLGPYFNSGVVPARNADGTTRLVMESPNQGTTLAASWVFNLDGSFQKTNLDQFGSFHQPSVGNIDGLPGDEAVMPDFNVIRVIHPDSSFDILNPGIDVDFTKNPLLLEDLNSDFNLETIVIGNNYPTNTAYVYAWQPNGQQAPGFPIQVQDQNDLKNWFNHTRIMAGDFDGDGAKEIMVQEGLTQADYALRLFNHDGTPKTFNAPVLTGIPFAMVAADLDHNGKLETILVNYNGPQVLLHVFQPDGTERPGWPIDVSLSNQQFTQSFLAVADFNRDGHEEIVLSRDAAIYVFNSDGTLFPGAWPLQSGFIGFGAVVIGDVDGDGFPEIVTSRFDVTLGGPKILAVRRDGTIMKSWELTGPNGFSPFLYPAPALMDFDQNGTTDIAVAYQLSGGSTIPGVVTVLDTHAGFADANNDWPFMLQNQRNNPVLPRPSASSLAVTLTTGSNPSIVGDSLTFTATVTPGTATGAVMFFDGTTPVSGAIQLNNGSASFSTPGLLLGTHSITARYTGDNKLSASVSPVLIQTVTRVNASVALTLTAGTNPALVGDSLTFTASVAPASATGSVAFFDGATPISSDVPLVAGSASLTISSLPAGTHSITAQYSGDANFNAAASPALTQIVNSPKANAAITLVLSSGTNPSVFGAPLTFTARVTPASATGTVVFFDGPVAMSGNVPLVGGTASFSTSALTAGTHSITAQYGGDGSFNGAVSTALVQNVAKAPTQVDLERGESTTALKPGQPVTFIATITPASATGTVVFFDGTTAISGPIPVSNGSASFTTASLTVGSHSIRAQYSGDANYKAASSNALPVKVK
- the ndk gene encoding nucleoside-diphosphate kinase produces the protein METLQRTFSIVKPDAVAKGATGDIIHMIQEKGFRIIGMKMLEISKHQAEGFYAVHASRPFFDSLTTFMSSGPIVVLALEKNNAIADLRKLMGATNPANAEAGTIRKKWADNIEHNAIHGSDADDTARFELSYFFAGYELTQ